A region of Lichenibacterium dinghuense DNA encodes the following proteins:
- a CDS encoding substrate-binding domain-containing protein, protein MSKHANRRLSRLTLGTAACALALSAALPAFAADKGSIGVSVADQKSLFYVAAVEGMKAEAAKLGYDLRIASASNNSSLQIKQVQDLLVQNVKALIFISQDSTAAQAGVKAANKADVPVVAVDEKPEAGAGKLVTYIATDSVKAARDLCTWAFKQMGGKGNIAILRGVLGATAELQRSQGCKEALKEYPDIHVVAEQTANWDETEAYKATQNILTANPKLDAVFGESDAMAMGAAKAAKQAGRDGLIYFGIDGFPTMFTAVKSGLTQATMAQNPYKMGVMAVDDAVAVITGGGKDIKPEQYIDTTLITKDNAGTEKPSTYYGPSADSMQ, encoded by the coding sequence GTGAGCAAGCACGCCAACCGCCGCCTGTCCCGCCTCACCCTCGGCACCGCGGCCTGCGCGCTGGCCCTGTCGGCGGCGCTGCCCGCCTTCGCGGCCGACAAGGGCTCCATCGGCGTCTCGGTCGCCGACCAGAAGTCGCTGTTCTACGTCGCCGCCGTCGAGGGCATGAAGGCCGAGGCCGCCAAGCTGGGCTACGACCTCCGCATCGCCTCGGCCAGCAACAATTCGAGCCTGCAGATCAAGCAGGTCCAGGACCTGCTGGTGCAGAACGTCAAGGCGCTGATCTTCATCTCGCAGGACTCGACGGCCGCCCAGGCCGGCGTCAAGGCCGCCAACAAGGCCGACGTGCCGGTGGTGGCCGTCGACGAGAAGCCGGAGGCCGGCGCCGGCAAGCTCGTCACCTACATCGCGACCGACAGCGTGAAGGCCGCCCGCGACCTGTGCACCTGGGCGTTCAAGCAGATGGGCGGCAAGGGCAACATCGCCATCCTGCGCGGCGTGCTGGGCGCCACCGCCGAGCTGCAGCGCTCGCAGGGCTGCAAGGAGGCCCTGAAGGAGTACCCCGACATCCACGTCGTGGCCGAGCAGACCGCCAACTGGGACGAGACCGAGGCCTACAAGGCGACCCAGAACATCCTGACCGCCAACCCGAAGCTCGACGCCGTGTTCGGCGAGTCCGACGCCATGGCGATGGGCGCCGCCAAGGCGGCCAAGCAGGCGGGCCGCGACGGGCTGATCTACTTCGGCATCGACGGCTTCCCGACCATGTTCACGGCCGTGAAGTCCGGCCTGACGCAGGCCACCATGGCCCAGAACCCCTACAAGATGGGCGTGATGGCGGTGGACGACGCGGTGGCGGTCATCACCGGCGGCGGCAAGGACATCAAGCCCGAGCAGTACATCGACACCACGCTGATCACCAAGGACAACGCCGGCACCGAGAAGCCGTCGACCTATTACGGCCCGTCCGCCGACAGCATGCAGTGA
- a CDS encoding sugar ABC transporter ATP-binding protein: MADPHPTGLRCRGLEKRYGGRLVLRSVDLSLMPGSVLGLIGENGAGKSTTNSIIAGVVAASGGEMTLDGAPYRPASPSDALHQGVALIHQEIRLLPGLTVAENMFLGRQPTGGLTIDRARMVRESQAALDALGVRVDARRTVGGLSMAVQQGIEIAKAVIRKPRYIIFDEPTASLGEAEAERIFAQIRALKAGGAGIVYVSHRLDEVREVSDRVACLRDGEKVADWDHAPAKQDMINAMVGRDFTFEHHAPPPRGEHVVLKVEGASRGKAFRDVSFDVAEGEILGFAGLIGAGRTEVVRAISGADRLDRGSIHVDGRPVSFKSPRGAIKAGIFMVPEDRKGQGLLLERAVGENIALPWESKIGRGGMVTAAGIDRVAQDQKRRFDIRGRMASPVGRMSGGNQQKVLIAKWLVENPKVFIIDEPTRGVDVGAKMAIYEIIRGLAAAGVAVIVVSSELEEVLGLAHRVLVMSGGRQRGILSREEATPERVMSLAVAA, encoded by the coding sequence ATGGCCGACCCGCACCCGACCGGCCTCCGCTGCCGAGGCCTCGAGAAGCGCTACGGCGGCCGCCTCGTGCTCCGCTCCGTCGACCTGTCGCTCATGCCGGGCAGCGTGCTCGGGCTCATCGGCGAGAACGGCGCCGGCAAGTCGACCACCAACTCCATCATCGCCGGGGTGGTGGCGGCCTCGGGCGGCGAGATGACGCTCGACGGCGCGCCCTACCGCCCCGCCTCGCCTTCTGACGCGCTGCACCAGGGCGTGGCGTTGATCCACCAGGAGATCCGCCTGCTGCCGGGCCTCACGGTCGCGGAGAACATGTTCCTCGGCCGGCAGCCGACCGGAGGCCTCACCATCGACCGCGCCCGGATGGTGCGGGAATCGCAGGCGGCCCTCGACGCCCTCGGCGTCCGGGTCGACGCGCGGCGCACCGTCGGCGGCCTGTCCATGGCGGTCCAGCAGGGCATCGAGATCGCCAAGGCGGTGATCCGGAAGCCCCGGTACATCATCTTCGACGAGCCCACGGCCTCGCTCGGCGAGGCCGAGGCCGAGCGCATCTTCGCGCAGATCCGCGCCCTCAAGGCCGGCGGGGCCGGCATCGTCTACGTGTCCCACCGCCTCGACGAGGTGCGCGAGGTGTCCGACCGCGTCGCCTGCCTGCGCGACGGCGAGAAGGTGGCCGACTGGGACCACGCGCCCGCCAAGCAGGACATGATCAACGCCATGGTGGGGCGCGACTTCACCTTCGAGCACCACGCGCCGCCGCCGCGCGGCGAGCACGTGGTGCTCAAGGTCGAGGGCGCGAGCCGCGGCAAGGCCTTCCGCGACGTGTCCTTCGACGTCGCCGAGGGCGAGATCCTCGGCTTCGCCGGCCTGATCGGCGCCGGCCGCACCGAAGTGGTGCGCGCCATCTCGGGCGCCGACCGGCTCGACCGCGGCAGCATCCACGTCGACGGCCGCCCGGTGAGCTTCAAGAGCCCCAGGGGCGCCATCAAGGCCGGCATCTTCATGGTGCCGGAGGACCGCAAGGGGCAGGGCCTGCTGCTGGAGCGCGCCGTGGGCGAGAACATCGCGCTGCCCTGGGAAAGCAAGATCGGGCGCGGCGGCATGGTCACGGCCGCCGGCATCGACCGGGTCGCGCAGGACCAGAAGCGCCGCTTCGACATCCGCGGCCGCATGGCCTCGCCGGTCGGCCGCATGTCCGGCGGCAACCAGCAGAAGGTGCTGATCGCCAAGTGGCTCGTGGAGAACCCCAAGGTCTTCATCATCGACGAGCCGACGCGCGGCGTCGACGTCGGCGCCAAGATGGCGATCTACGAGATCATCCGCGGGCTGGCGGCGGCCGGCGTGGCCGTGATCGTGGTGTCCTCGGAGCTGGAAGAGGTGCTGGGCCTCGCCCACCGCGTGTTGGTCATGTCCGGCGGGCGGCAGCGCGGGATCCTGTCGCGCGAGGAAGCGACGCCCGAGCGTGTCATGTCGCTGGCGGTCGCGGCATGA
- a CDS encoding ABC transporter permease, protein MLQSTNATDAAHAGAQESAKERALGLVRLVPGPLIGLVVVIVVLSYLSPYFLTTRNIVNIFSQVSDIGIMAVGAALVIITGGIDLSVGAVLASSLMVNAWLYRYGGVPFPLAVVAGLLFGTAVGFVNGALSTYARIQPFVATLATMSACSGFALFITDGSPITTFPDWYTNITAINVLGVPFEAVILVTIYLITAFWLRYRPSGRALYAVGGNEEVARLSGLDVQRIRVGTYAIAGFLAALAGMIVGSRLDSAQPTAGVNDLLSVIAVVVIGGASLAGGAGSMLGTFIGLLTIGVLRNGMGLLNVSPNLQPVVIGGAIILAVLTDRRSRH, encoded by the coding sequence GTGCTCCAATCCACCAACGCGACAGACGCGGCCCACGCCGGCGCGCAGGAGAGCGCCAAGGAGCGCGCCCTCGGCCTGGTCCGCCTCGTGCCGGGGCCGCTGATCGGCCTCGTGGTCGTGATCGTCGTCCTGTCGTACCTGTCGCCCTACTTCCTGACGACGCGCAACATCGTCAACATCTTCAGCCAGGTGTCGGACATCGGCATCATGGCGGTGGGCGCCGCCCTGGTGATCATCACCGGCGGCATCGACCTGTCGGTGGGCGCCGTGCTGGCGTCGAGCCTGATGGTGAACGCGTGGCTGTACCGCTACGGCGGCGTGCCCTTCCCGCTGGCCGTGGTGGCTGGCCTGCTGTTCGGCACCGCCGTCGGCTTCGTCAACGGCGCCCTCTCGACCTACGCCCGCATCCAGCCCTTCGTGGCGACGCTCGCCACCATGTCGGCCTGCTCGGGCTTCGCGCTGTTCATCACCGACGGCAGCCCCATCACGACCTTCCCGGACTGGTACACGAACATCACCGCGATCAACGTCCTCGGCGTGCCCTTCGAGGCTGTGATCCTGGTCACCATCTATCTCATCACCGCCTTCTGGCTGCGCTACCGGCCGAGCGGCCGCGCCCTCTACGCGGTGGGCGGCAACGAGGAAGTGGCGCGCCTGTCCGGCCTCGACGTTCAGCGCATCCGCGTCGGCACCTACGCGATCGCGGGCTTCCTCGCCGCCCTGGCCGGAATGATCGTCGGCTCGCGGCTCGACTCGGCCCAGCCCACCGCAGGCGTCAACGACCTGCTCAGCGTCATCGCGGTCGTGGTCATCGGCGGCGCCTCCCTGGCCGGCGGCGCCGGCTCCATGCTCGGCACCTTCATCGGCCTCCTCACCATCGGCGTGCTGCGCAACGGCATGGGCCTGCTCAACGTGTCGCCGAACCTCCAGCCCGTCGTGATCGGCGGCGCGATCATCCTCGCCGTCCTGACGGACCGGCGCTCGCGCCACTGA